Proteins from one Cydia fagiglandana chromosome 13, ilCydFagi1.1, whole genome shotgun sequence genomic window:
- the LOC134670343 gene encoding uncharacterized protein LOC134670343, producing MPSDDVSDLRDVVDAINKLCDTMKTSSYDEDTFESCSRSGSVDLVDALVTEETIPEETVLEEVESDPDWYVACQVEMADPSDVIFKKVEHYNTETWRQSVSRLEVASPEDVVVSTAETYVAETWRDLQAEVQKTEQDRWSESSRVESSESEQKPHDRLSEKSTRETVIPEEILQKAKPETQDRWSDPSSREIVSPEFVQRAKVETQDRWSDPSSRSEIVSPEIVQKHEGSVERWSDSSMSLPGQIEEETVTSDERQAHESEMYYTASSEVSLLSDLEGADKVQEEPVEKEDDRKECVIAGHVAAMRERFESMTRTNTPCPDLMRSASPALDAFRNITPSPDRLG from the coding sequence ATGCCTTCCGACGACGTCAGCGACTTGAGAGACGTCGTCGACGCCATCAACAAACTCTGCGACACGATGAAGACTTCCAGCTACGACGAGGACACTTTCGAGAGCTGCTCCCGATCGGGCAGCGTCGATTTAGTCGACGCGCTCGTGACTGAGGAGACGATCCCCGAAGAGACTGTTTTGGAAGAAGTCGAAAGCGACCCCGATTGGTACGTAGCGTGCCAGGTGGAAATGGCGGATCCGAGCGACGTAATATTTAAGAAGGTGGAGCATTACAATACGGAGACGTGGCGACAATCCGTCTCTAGGCTAGAGGTGGCGTCTCCAGAGGATGTAGTCGTGAGCACCGCCGAGACGTATGTGGCGGAAACGTGGAGAGATCTGCAAGCGGAAGTTCAGAAAACCGAGCAGGATAGATGGAGCGAGTCTTCGAGGGTGGAAAGTTCAGAATCGGAGCAGAAACCGCACGATAGACTGAGTGAGAAATCGACTAGAGAAACGGTAATTCCAGAGGAAATATTGCAGAAAGCCAAACCAGAGACGCAAGATAGATGGAGTGATCCTTCCTCTAGAGAAATAGTGAGTCCAGAATTCGTGCAAAGAGCGAAAGTAGAGACGCAAGATAGATGGAGTGATCCTTCATCTAGGTCAGAAATAGTGAGTCCGGAGATAGTGCAGAAACACGAGGGTTCAGTAGAGAGATGGAGTGATTCTTCCATGTCCTTGCCGGGGCAGATAGAAGAGGAGACGGTGACGTCTGACGAGCGACAAGCTCATGAAAGCGAGATGTACTACACAGCTTCGTCTGAAGTCTCCTTGCTCTCCGATTTGGAGGGAGCTGATAAAGTACAAGAAGAGCCAGTAGAGAAGGAAGATGATAGGAAAGAGTGCGTGATAGCGGGGCACGTGGCCGCGATGCGGGAGCGTTTTGAGAGTATGACGCGCACGAACACGCCGTGCCCGGACCTCATGCGTTCCGCGTCGCCCGCGCTAGACGCCTTTAGAAACATTACGCCTTCCCCTGATCGTTTAGGATAA